A region of Vigna radiata var. radiata cultivar VC1973A chromosome 6, Vradiata_ver6, whole genome shotgun sequence DNA encodes the following proteins:
- the LOC106764488 gene encoding elastin-like isoform X2 encodes MGSKTKIALLIPGLLAMFISISPKVAMAARNFEEGTGIPGTVGIIPGTVGSIPGIGGIFPDIIGIIPGIISGISGIIPGINGFLPGSGGGIPGIGSGGIPGFGSGISGTGGGGIPGTSGGIGGIRGGIPGIGGGIYSGGYPGQRGYRGGFRCPYGCCVWTDGYCTSCCTI; translated from the exons ATGGGTTCAAAGACAAAGATAGCGTTACTTATCCCAGGTCTGTTGGCCATGTTCATTTCGATTTCCCCAAAGGTGGCAATGGCAGCTAGGAATTTTGAAGAGG GCACTGGCATCCCTGGCACTGTTGGGATAATCCCAGGCACTGTCGGTAGCATCCCAGGAATTGGTGGTATATTCCCAGATATTATCGGTATCATCCCAGGTATTATCAGTGGCATCTCGGGTATCATCCCAGGTATTAATGGTTTCCTCCCAGGTAGCGGCGGTGGCATCCCAGGCATCGGCAGCGGTGGCATCCCAGGTTTCGGCAGTGGCATCTCAGGCACCGGCGGCGGTGGCATCCCGGGTACCAGTGGTGGCATCGGAGGCATCAGAGGTGGTATCCCAGGCATCGGTGGTGGCATCTATAGTGGTGGCTATCCAGGTCAAAGAGGATATAGAGGAGGATTTCGTTGCCCTTATGGCTGTTGTGTTTGGACTGATGGATATTGCACAAGTTGCTGCACGATCTGA
- the LOC106764488 gene encoding elastin-like isoform X1, protein MGSKTKIALLIPGLLAMFISISPKVAMAARNFEEEKSVEERNEAGDGRLVNDVKIPDIVNRGFGGITGTGIPGTVGIIPGTVGSIPGIGGIFPDIIGIIPGIISGISGIIPGINGFLPGSGGGIPGIGSGGIPGFGSGISGTGGGGIPGTSGGIGGIRGGIPGIGGGIYSGGYPGQRGYRGGFRCPYGCCVWTDGYCTSCCTI, encoded by the exons ATGGGTTCAAAGACAAAGATAGCGTTACTTATCCCAGGTCTGTTGGCCATGTTCATTTCGATTTCCCCAAAGGTGGCAATGGCAGCTAGGAATTTTGAAGAGG AAAAATCTGTTGAAGAGAGAAATGAAGCGGGTGATGGCAGATtagtaaatgatgttaaaatccCAGACATAGTTAATAGAGGTTTTGGTGGCATTACAGGCACTGGCATCCCTGGCACTGTTGGGATAATCCCAGGCACTGTCGGTAGCATCCCAGGAATTGGTGGTATATTCCCAGATATTATCGGTATCATCCCAGGTATTATCAGTGGCATCTCGGGTATCATCCCAGGTATTAATGGTTTCCTCCCAGGTAGCGGCGGTGGCATCCCAGGCATCGGCAGCGGTGGCATCCCAGGTTTCGGCAGTGGCATCTCAGGCACCGGCGGCGGTGGCATCCCGGGTACCAGTGGTGGCATCGGAGGCATCAGAGGTGGTATCCCAGGCATCGGTGGTGGCATCTATAGTGGTGGCTATCCAGGTCAAAGAGGATATAGAGGAGGATTTCGTTGCCCTTATGGCTGTTGTGTTTGGACTGATGGATATTGCACAAGTTGCTGCACGATCTGA